Proteins encoded together in one uncultured Flavobacterium sp. window:
- a CDS encoding DUF4295 domain-containing protein yields the protein MAKKTVASLQTSSKRLSKAIKMVKSPKTGAYTFVESIMAPEEVDEFLKKK from the coding sequence ATGGCAAAGAAAACCGTAGCATCGTTACAAACATCTTCTAAGAGATTATCAAAAGCCATCAAAATGGTAAAATCTCCTAAAACTGGTGCATATACATTCGTAGAATCTATTATGGCTCCTGAAGAAGTTGATGAATTCTTGAAAAAGAAATAA
- the rpmB gene encoding 50S ribosomal protein L28, producing MSRVCDLTGKRAMVGNNVSHAMNKTKRKFSVNLVKKRFYLPEEDRWITLRVAASTIKTINKNGITAVLKKAQSEGFIK from the coding sequence ATGTCAAGAGTTTGTGACCTTACAGGTAAAAGAGCGATGGTAGGAAATAACGTTTCTCACGCTATGAACAAAACTAAGAGAAAGTTTTCTGTAAACTTAGTTAAAAAGCGTTTTTATCTTCCAGAAGAAGATAGATGGATTACTCTTAGAGTAGCAGCATCTACGATAAAAACAATTAATAAAAATGGAATCACTGCTGTTTTGAAAAAAGCACAGTCAGAAGGATTTATCAAATAA